One Cellulosimicrobium protaetiae genomic region harbors:
- the carB gene encoding carbamoyl-phosphate synthase large subunit produces MPRRTDISSVLVIGSGPIVIGQACEFDYSGTQACRVLKEEGLRVVLVNSNPATIMTDPEFADATYVEPITTEVLTSIIAKERPDALLPTLGGQTALNAAIALDEAGVLAEYGVELIGANIEAIQKGEDRQQFKDVVEKCGGESARSVIVHTVDEAIAAAGDLGYPMVVRPSFTMGGLGSGFAYDEEELRRIVGQGLHYSPVTEVLLEESILGWKEYELELMRDKHDNVVVVCSIENVDPVGVHTGDSITVAPSLTLTDREYQKLRDIGIAVIREVGVDTGGCNIQFAVDPDTGRVIVIEMNPRVSRSSALASKATGFPIAKIAAKLAVGYTLDEIPNDITQVTPASFEPTLDYVVVKVPRFAFEKFPAADPTLTTTMKSVGEAMALGRNFTEALGKALRSIDKGGSVFHWDGEPVSGAELDELLVRIARPTENRIIGVQQALRAGASVEQVFEATKIDPWYLDQIQLVNEVAAAVADAPALTEDVLREAKKHGLSDAQVARLRGMGPAGEATVREVRYALGVRPVYKTVDTCAAEFAARTPYHYSSYDLETEVAPREREAVIILGSGPNRIGQGIEFDYSCVHAALTLRERYETIMVNCNPETVSTDYDTSDRLYFEPLTFEDVLEVYQAELAAGPVKGIIVQLGGQTPLALAQRLADAGLPILGTSPEAIDAAEDRGEFGRVLVEAGLPAPAFGTARSLDEARDVAAGIGYPVLVRPSYVLGGRGMEIVYSAEQLTGYVERALAAAAAEDRTAGTLPAPLLIDRFLDDAMEIDVDALYDGTELFLGGVMEHIEEAGIHSGDSACVLPPVSLSEAEIERIRRSTEAIAKGVGVRGLLNVQYALVSDVLYVLEANPRASRTVPFVSKATGTSLAKAAARVMAGETVAELRAAGVLPAEGDGGTLPLDAPIAVKEAVLPFKRFRTADGVVVDTVLGPEMRSTGEVMGFDRDFPHAFAKSQAAAFGGLPTSGRVFVSVADRDKRSIVFPVKRLAELGFEILATDGTSSVLRRNGIASRVVRKFSAGRGPEGEPTIVDLITAGEVDMVINTPSGQGARADGYEIRAATTAADKPIATTVDQLAAAVQGIEAVLAGPFAVASLQEHMAGEGLTAGVTLPAPAAEQVGA; encoded by the coding sequence GTGCCTCGCAGAACCGACATCTCCAGCGTCCTGGTCATCGGGTCCGGCCCGATCGTCATCGGCCAGGCGTGCGAGTTCGACTACTCCGGCACCCAGGCGTGCCGCGTGCTCAAGGAGGAGGGCCTGCGGGTCGTCCTCGTGAACTCGAACCCGGCCACGATCATGACCGACCCCGAGTTCGCCGACGCGACCTACGTCGAGCCCATCACGACCGAGGTGCTCACCTCGATCATCGCCAAGGAGCGCCCCGACGCGCTCCTGCCCACCCTCGGCGGGCAGACCGCGCTCAACGCGGCGATCGCGCTCGACGAGGCGGGCGTCCTCGCCGAGTACGGGGTCGAGCTCATCGGCGCGAACATCGAGGCGATCCAGAAGGGCGAGGACCGCCAGCAGTTCAAGGACGTCGTCGAGAAGTGCGGCGGCGAGTCGGCGCGCTCGGTCATCGTGCACACGGTCGACGAGGCGATCGCGGCCGCGGGCGACCTCGGCTACCCGATGGTCGTGCGCCCGTCCTTCACGATGGGCGGCCTCGGCTCGGGCTTCGCGTACGACGAGGAGGAGCTGCGCCGCATCGTCGGGCAGGGCCTGCACTACTCCCCGGTGACCGAGGTGCTCCTCGAGGAGTCGATCCTCGGCTGGAAGGAGTACGAGCTCGAGCTCATGCGCGACAAGCACGACAACGTCGTGGTCGTGTGCTCCATCGAGAACGTCGACCCCGTCGGCGTGCACACCGGCGACTCGATCACGGTCGCGCCGTCGCTGACGCTCACGGACCGCGAGTACCAGAAGCTGCGCGACATCGGCATCGCCGTGATCCGCGAGGTCGGCGTCGACACGGGCGGCTGCAACATCCAGTTCGCCGTCGACCCGGACACGGGCCGCGTCATCGTCATCGAGATGAACCCGCGCGTCTCGCGCTCGTCCGCGCTCGCGTCCAAGGCGACCGGCTTCCCCATCGCCAAGATCGCGGCGAAGCTCGCCGTCGGCTACACGCTCGACGAGATCCCCAACGACATCACCCAGGTCACGCCGGCCTCGTTCGAGCCCACGCTCGACTACGTGGTCGTCAAGGTGCCGCGCTTTGCGTTCGAGAAGTTCCCGGCTGCGGACCCGACGCTCACGACGACCATGAAGTCCGTCGGCGAGGCGATGGCGCTCGGGCGCAACTTCACCGAGGCGCTCGGCAAGGCGCTGCGCTCGATCGACAAGGGCGGCTCGGTGTTCCACTGGGACGGCGAGCCGGTCTCCGGCGCGGAGCTCGACGAGCTGCTCGTGCGCATCGCGCGCCCCACGGAGAACCGCATCATCGGCGTCCAGCAGGCGCTGCGCGCCGGCGCGAGCGTCGAGCAGGTCTTCGAGGCCACGAAGATCGACCCGTGGTACCTCGACCAGATCCAGCTGGTCAACGAGGTCGCGGCGGCCGTCGCCGACGCGCCCGCGCTCACGGAGGACGTGCTGCGCGAGGCGAAGAAGCACGGCCTGTCCGACGCCCAGGTCGCGCGCCTGCGCGGCATGGGCCCCGCCGGCGAGGCCACGGTGCGCGAGGTGCGGTACGCGCTCGGCGTGCGACCCGTCTACAAGACGGTCGACACGTGCGCGGCCGAGTTCGCGGCCCGCACGCCGTACCACTACTCGTCCTACGACCTGGAGACCGAGGTCGCCCCGCGCGAGCGCGAGGCCGTGATCATCCTCGGCTCGGGCCCCAACCGCATCGGTCAGGGCATCGAGTTCGACTACTCGTGCGTGCACGCGGCGCTCACGCTGCGCGAGCGCTACGAGACGATCATGGTCAACTGCAACCCGGAGACGGTCTCGACCGACTACGACACGTCCGACCGCCTGTACTTCGAGCCGCTCACGTTCGAGGACGTGCTCGAGGTCTACCAGGCCGAGCTCGCGGCGGGACCGGTGAAGGGCATCATCGTCCAGCTCGGCGGCCAGACGCCGCTCGCGCTCGCGCAGCGCCTCGCGGACGCCGGCCTGCCGATCCTCGGCACGAGCCCCGAGGCCATCGACGCCGCCGAGGACCGCGGCGAGTTCGGCCGCGTGCTCGTCGAGGCGGGCCTGCCCGCCCCGGCGTTCGGCACCGCGCGCTCCCTCGACGAGGCGAGGGACGTCGCGGCCGGCATCGGCTACCCGGTGCTCGTGCGCCCGTCCTACGTGCTCGGCGGGCGCGGCATGGAGATCGTCTACTCGGCCGAGCAGCTCACGGGCTACGTCGAGCGGGCGCTCGCGGCGGCCGCCGCCGAGGACCGCACGGCCGGGACGCTCCCCGCGCCCCTGCTCATCGACCGGTTCCTCGACGACGCGATGGAGATCGACGTCGACGCGCTCTACGACGGCACCGAGCTGTTCCTCGGCGGCGTCATGGAGCACATCGAGGAGGCCGGCATCCACTCGGGCGACTCGGCGTGCGTCCTGCCGCCCGTGTCGCTGTCCGAGGCGGAGATCGAGCGCATCCGCCGCTCGACCGAGGCCATCGCGAAGGGCGTCGGCGTGCGCGGCCTGCTCAACGTGCAGTACGCGCTCGTCTCGGACGTCCTGTACGTCCTGGAGGCGAACCCGCGCGCGTCGCGCACCGTGCCGTTCGTGTCCAAGGCGACGGGCACGTCGCTCGCGAAGGCCGCGGCGCGCGTCATGGCGGGCGAGACGGTCGCCGAGCTGCGCGCGGCAGGCGTCCTGCCCGCGGAAGGCGACGGCGGCACGCTCCCGCTCGACGCGCCGATCGCGGTCAAGGAGGCGGTCCTGCCGTTCAAGCGCTTCCGCACCGCCGACGGCGTGGTCGTGGACACGGTGCTCGGCCCGGAGATGCGCTCCACGGGCGAGGTCATGGGCTTCGACCGCGACTTCCCGCACGCGTTCGCCAAGTCGCAGGCCGCCGCGTTCGGCGGGCTGCCGACGTCGGGCCGCGTGTTCGTCTCCGTCGCCGACCGCGACAAGCGCTCGATCGTCTTCCCGGTCAAGCGCCTCGCGGAGCTCGGGTTCGAGATCCTCGCGACGGACGGCACGTCGAGCGTGCTGCGCCGCAACGGCATCGCGTCGCGCGTCGTGCGCAAGTTCTCCGCGGGCCGCGGCCCGGAGGGCGAGCCGACGATCGTCGACCTCATCACGGCCGGGGAGGTGGACATGGTCATCAACACGCCGTCCGGCCAGGGCGCGCGGGCCGACGGCTACGAGATCCGCGCCGCCACGACCGCCGCGGACAAGCCGATCGCGACGACCGTGGACCAGCTCGCCGCCGCGGTGCAGGGCATCGAGGCGGTCCTGGCGGGGCCGTTCGCGGTGGCCAGCCTGCAGGAGCACATGGCGGGTGAGGGCCTGACGGCGGGCGTCACGCTGCCGGCTCCCGCCGCGGAGCAGGTGGGCGCGTGA
- the carA gene encoding glutamine-hydrolyzing carbamoyl-phosphate synthase small subunit has product MTASVNTATTQVSATAPPADRALIVLEDGTVQTGRAYGARGTTVGEIVFNTGMTGYQETLTDPSYHRQIVVMTAPHIGNTGVNDEDPESGKIWVAGYVVRDAARRASNWRAQRTLDDELAAQGIVGISDVDTRALTRHLRELGVMRAGIFSGDALVRDGYPRTVEDLVAEVQAAPAMAGADLAREVSTDEAYVVEPFEGTTPDGEPVATVVAVDLGIKSMTPQRLAQRGVRVHVVPAASTIEDVEAYAPDGVFFSNGPGDPGAATHEVELLRAVLDRGTPFFGICFGNQILGRALGYGTYKLAYGHRGINQPVMDRRTGKVEVTAHNHGFAVDAPLDGESVAPHDGGRYGRVVVSHVGLNDQVVEGLECLDLPAFSVQYHPEAAAGPHDAAYLFDRFVELMASRRAAQGSEAADQNTKES; this is encoded by the coding sequence GTGACCGCCTCAGTGAACACAGCGACCACCCAGGTCTCCGCCACCGCACCGCCCGCCGACCGGGCCCTGATCGTCCTCGAGGACGGCACCGTGCAGACCGGGCGCGCCTACGGCGCGCGTGGCACGACGGTCGGCGAGATCGTCTTCAACACCGGCATGACCGGCTACCAGGAGACGCTCACCGACCCGTCCTACCACCGCCAGATCGTCGTCATGACGGCCCCCCACATCGGGAACACGGGGGTCAACGACGAGGACCCCGAGTCGGGCAAGATCTGGGTCGCCGGGTACGTCGTGCGCGACGCCGCGCGGCGCGCGTCGAACTGGCGCGCGCAGCGCACCCTCGACGACGAGCTCGCCGCGCAGGGGATCGTCGGCATCAGCGACGTCGACACGCGCGCCCTGACGCGCCACCTGCGCGAGCTCGGCGTGATGCGTGCCGGCATCTTCTCGGGCGACGCGCTCGTGCGCGACGGCTACCCCCGCACCGTCGAGGACCTCGTCGCCGAGGTGCAGGCCGCGCCCGCGATGGCCGGCGCCGACCTCGCGCGCGAGGTGAGCACCGACGAGGCGTACGTCGTCGAGCCCTTCGAGGGCACGACGCCGGACGGCGAGCCCGTCGCGACGGTCGTCGCCGTCGACCTCGGCATCAAGTCCATGACGCCGCAGCGCCTCGCCCAGCGCGGCGTGCGCGTGCACGTGGTCCCGGCCGCCTCGACGATCGAGGACGTCGAGGCCTACGCGCCCGACGGCGTGTTCTTCTCCAACGGCCCCGGCGACCCCGGGGCGGCGACGCACGAGGTCGAGCTGCTGCGCGCCGTCCTGGACCGCGGCACCCCGTTCTTCGGCATCTGCTTCGGCAACCAGATCCTCGGGCGCGCCCTCGGCTACGGCACGTACAAGCTCGCGTACGGCCACCGCGGCATCAACCAGCCCGTCATGGACCGCCGCACCGGCAAGGTCGAGGTGACCGCGCACAACCACGGGTTCGCCGTGGACGCGCCGCTCGACGGCGAGTCCGTCGCCCCGCACGACGGCGGCCGCTACGGGCGCGTCGTCGTGTCCCACGTCGGGCTCAACGACCAGGTGGTCGAGGGGCTCGAGTGCCTCGACCTGCCCGCCTTCTCCGTCCAGTACCACCCCGAGGCCGCGGCCGGCCCCCACGACGCCGCGTACCTCTTCGACCGCTTCGTCGAGCTCATGGCGTCCCGACGCGCCGCCCAGGGCTCCGAGGCCGCCGACCAGAACACCAAGGAGAGCTGA
- a CDS encoding dihydroorotase has protein sequence MSSAATTTYVLRGARPLGGEPVDLVLSGGVIAEIAPVGAARAGSEGDGTVVVDATGLVALPGLVDLHTHLREPGREDAETIGSGTRAAAAGGFTAVHAMANTTPVADTAGVVEQVWRLGRDAGWVDVHPVGAVSVGLAGQQLAELGAMADSAARVRVFSDDGKCVDDPILMRRALEYVKAFDGVVAQHAQEPRLTEGAQMNEGVVSAELGLAGWPAVAEEAIIARDVLLAEHVGSRLHVCHLSTAGSVEIVRWAKGRGIDVTAEVTPHHLVLTDDLARGYDPTFKVNPPLRTAEDVEAVREGLADGTIDIVATDHAPHAREDKDCEWAAAAFGMTGLETALSVVQQTMVDTGRLTWADVARVLSSAPARIGRIDAGEHAQGRPLEVGEPANVTLVDPAARRVVDGAGQATASTNTPFQGRELPGAVVATFLRGRATVLDGAPVPAGADARGVRA, from the coding sequence GTGAGCAGCGCCGCAACCACCACGTACGTCCTGCGCGGCGCGCGCCCGCTCGGCGGCGAGCCCGTCGACCTCGTGCTCTCCGGCGGCGTGATCGCCGAGATCGCGCCCGTCGGTGCCGCGCGCGCCGGTTCCGAGGGCGACGGGACCGTCGTCGTCGACGCGACCGGCCTCGTGGCGCTCCCCGGCCTGGTCGACCTGCACACCCACCTGCGCGAGCCGGGCCGCGAGGACGCCGAGACGATCGGGTCCGGCACGCGTGCCGCCGCGGCGGGCGGGTTCACCGCCGTGCACGCCATGGCCAACACGACGCCCGTCGCGGACACGGCGGGGGTCGTCGAGCAGGTGTGGCGCCTCGGGCGCGACGCGGGCTGGGTCGACGTGCACCCGGTCGGCGCCGTCTCCGTCGGGCTCGCCGGTCAGCAGCTCGCCGAGCTCGGCGCCATGGCGGACTCGGCCGCGCGCGTGCGCGTGTTCTCCGACGACGGCAAGTGCGTCGACGACCCGATCCTCATGCGCCGCGCGCTCGAGTACGTCAAGGCGTTCGACGGCGTCGTCGCCCAGCACGCGCAGGAGCCGCGCCTCACCGAGGGCGCCCAGATGAACGAGGGCGTCGTCTCGGCCGAGCTGGGCCTCGCGGGGTGGCCGGCGGTCGCCGAGGAGGCGATCATCGCGCGCGACGTGCTCCTCGCGGAGCACGTGGGCTCGCGCCTGCACGTGTGCCACCTCTCCACGGCCGGCTCGGTCGAGATCGTGCGCTGGGCCAAGGGGCGCGGCATCGACGTCACCGCCGAGGTCACGCCCCACCACCTGGTCCTCACCGACGACCTCGCCCGGGGCTACGACCCGACGTTCAAGGTCAACCCGCCGCTGCGGACGGCCGAGGACGTCGAGGCCGTGCGCGAGGGGCTCGCGGACGGGACGATCGACATCGTCGCGACCGACCACGCGCCGCACGCCCGCGAGGACAAGGACTGCGAGTGGGCCGCGGCCGCGTTCGGCATGACCGGCCTGGAGACGGCGCTGAGCGTCGTCCAGCAGACCATGGTCGACACCGGCCGCCTCACGTGGGCCGACGTCGCGCGCGTGCTGTCGAGCGCGCCCGCGCGCATCGGCCGCATCGACGCCGGCGAGCACGCCCAGGGTCGCCCGCTCGAGGTCGGCGAGCCTGCGAACGTCACGCTCGTCGACCCGGCCGCGCGCCGCGTCGTCGACGGCGCGGGGCAGGCCACCGCGAGCACCAACACCCCCTTCCAGGGCCGCGAGCTGCCCGGCGCCGTCGTCGCGACGTTCCTGCGCGGTCGGGCTACGGTGCTCGACGGCGCACCCGTCCCGGCGGGCGCCGACGCGCGGGGGGTCCGCGCGTGA
- a CDS encoding aspartate carbamoyltransferase catalytic subunit — protein sequence MRHLLSTQDLGRADAVRILDTAAQMAATQSREIKKLPTLRGRTVVNLFYEDSTRTRISFETAAKRLSADVINFSAKGSSVSKGESLKDTALTLQAMGADAVVVRHQASGAPHLLAHAGWLDAAVVNAGDGMHQHPTQALLDAYTLRRHLSGTGLTAPGASGPDDAAARGAGLDGRHVAIVGDVLHSRVARSNVHLLHTLGAHVTLVAPPTLLPVGVQTWPCEVSYDLDATLAGDTANGGPDAVMMLRVQRERMSGSGAGGGAFFPNPLEYSRKYGLDARRLGLLAEHAIVMHPGPMNRGLEISAQAADSPRAVIVEQVANGVAVRMAVLYLLLAGSDETDVAPASAAQPVPAVERVPAS from the coding sequence ATGAGGCACCTGCTCTCGACCCAGGACCTCGGGCGTGCCGACGCCGTGCGCATCCTCGACACGGCCGCCCAGATGGCCGCGACGCAGTCGCGCGAGATCAAGAAGCTCCCGACGCTGCGCGGGCGCACGGTCGTCAACCTCTTCTACGAGGACTCGACGCGTACGCGCATCTCCTTCGAGACCGCGGCGAAGCGCCTGTCCGCGGACGTCATCAACTTCTCGGCCAAGGGGTCGAGCGTGTCCAAGGGCGAGTCGCTCAAGGACACAGCGCTGACGCTCCAGGCGATGGGCGCGGACGCCGTCGTCGTGCGGCACCAGGCGTCGGGCGCCCCGCACCTGCTCGCGCACGCGGGCTGGCTCGACGCGGCCGTGGTCAACGCGGGCGACGGCATGCACCAGCACCCGACGCAGGCGCTCCTCGACGCGTACACGCTGCGCCGTCACCTGTCCGGGACGGGGCTCACGGCCCCCGGCGCGAGCGGGCCGGACGACGCGGCCGCGCGAGGCGCGGGCCTCGACGGGCGGCACGTAGCGATCGTCGGCGACGTGCTGCACTCGCGCGTCGCGCGCTCGAACGTGCACCTGCTGCACACGCTCGGCGCGCACGTGACGCTCGTCGCGCCGCCCACGCTCCTGCCGGTCGGCGTCCAGACGTGGCCGTGCGAGGTCTCCTACGACCTCGACGCGACCCTCGCGGGCGACACCGCGAACGGCGGTCCCGACGCCGTGATGATGCTGCGCGTGCAGCGCGAGCGCATGAGCGGCTCGGGTGCGGGCGGGGGAGCGTTCTTCCCCAACCCGCTTGAGTACAGCCGCAAGTACGGGCTCGACGCCCGGCGCCTCGGGCTCCTCGCCGAGCACGCGATCGTCATGCACCCCGGCCCGATGAACCGCGGCCTCGAGATCTCCGCTCAGGCGGCGGACTCGCCGCGCGCGGTGATCGTCGAGCAGGTCGCGAACGGTGTCGCCGTGCGCATGGCCGTGCTCTACCTCCTCCTCGCGGGCAGCGACGAGACCGACGTCGCCCCGGCGTCAGCCGCCCAGCCCGTCCCCGCCGTCGAAAGGGTCCCCGCCTCGTGA
- the pyrR gene encoding bifunctional pyr operon transcriptional regulator/uracil phosphoribosyltransferase PyrR, which translates to MSSGAAVPTPPVPTPEVGTVVLTAADISRALTRIAHEIVERNKGAHDLVLLGIPTRGVPLATRLAERLAAIEGSPADGAPDPHAIVGELDVTMYRDDLHRHPTRTIGATRLPASGIDGKVVVLVDDVLYSGRTIRAALDAISDLGRPRAVQLAALVDRGHRELPIRPDFVGKNLPTSTSERVSVRLAEIDGASAAGDASADAVVIRPAPSPTGAAEDGEGGA; encoded by the coding sequence ATGAGCTCTGGCGCTGCTGTGCCCACACCACCCGTACCGACCCCCGAGGTCGGGACCGTCGTCCTGACGGCCGCCGACATCTCCCGCGCGCTGACGCGCATCGCCCACGAGATCGTGGAGCGCAACAAGGGGGCCCACGACCTCGTCCTCCTCGGCATCCCGACGCGCGGCGTCCCGCTCGCGACGCGGCTCGCCGAGCGCCTCGCCGCCATCGAGGGGTCGCCCGCCGACGGCGCGCCCGACCCGCACGCGATCGTCGGCGAGCTCGACGTGACGATGTACCGCGACGACCTGCACCGACACCCGACGCGCACGATCGGCGCGACGCGCCTGCCCGCGTCGGGCATCGACGGCAAGGTCGTGGTCCTCGTCGACGACGTCCTGTACTCCGGGCGCACCATCCGCGCCGCGCTCGACGCGATCAGCGACCTCGGCCGCCCGCGCGCCGTGCAGCTCGCCGCGCTCGTCGACCGGGGCCACCGCGAGCTGCCGATACGCCCCGACTTCGTGGGCAAGAACCTACCGACGTCGACGTCCGAGCGCGTGAGCGTGCGCCTCGCCGAGATCGACGGCGCCTCTGCGGCGGGCGACGCGTCCGCCGACGCGGTCGTCATCCGGCCCGCGCCCTCGCCGACGGGTGCCGCCGAGGACGGGGAGGGCGGCGCATGA
- the nusB gene encoding transcription antitermination factor NusB, with translation MAARTKARKRALDVLFEAEQRQVDPTTLLAERVADPGTAQTALPQYAVDIVEGVLAHRDRIDELIETYSHGWTLERMPAVDRALLRIGGWEILFNDDVPDVVAIDEAVDLARSLSTDDSPSFVNGLLARIVEMKPTITA, from the coding sequence ATGGCCGCACGCACCAAGGCGCGCAAGCGCGCGCTCGACGTCCTCTTCGAGGCGGAGCAGCGTCAGGTGGACCCGACGACCCTCCTCGCGGAGCGCGTCGCCGACCCCGGCACGGCGCAGACCGCCCTGCCGCAGTACGCGGTCGACATCGTCGAGGGCGTGCTCGCGCACCGCGACCGCATCGACGAGCTGATCGAGACGTACTCCCACGGGTGGACGCTCGAGCGCATGCCGGCCGTCGACCGCGCCCTGCTGCGCATCGGCGGCTGGGAGATCCTCTTCAACGACGACGTCCCGGACGTCGTCGCGATCGACGAGGCCGTCGACCTCGCGCGGTCCCTGTCGACCGACGACTCGCCGTCGTTCGTCAACGGGCTGCTCGCACGCATCGTCGAGATGAAGCCGACGATCACGGCCTGA
- the efp gene encoding elongation factor P: MATTNDIKNGTVLRLDGQLWTVIEFQHVKPGKGGAFVRTKIKNVMTGKTIDKTFNAGLKIETANVDRRDFQYLYQDGADYVFMDTSTYDQITISPEIVGDAKDYMLENQNVLVASNDGQPLYIELPASVVLEITYTEPGLQGDRSTGGTKPATLETGAQIQVPLFLEQGTKVKVDTRDGSYLGRVND, encoded by the coding sequence GTGGCGACCACCAACGACATCAAGAACGGCACCGTGCTGCGACTCGACGGCCAGCTGTGGACCGTGATCGAGTTCCAGCACGTCAAGCCCGGCAAGGGTGGCGCGTTCGTCCGCACCAAGATCAAGAACGTCATGACGGGCAAGACGATCGACAAGACGTTCAACGCCGGCCTCAAGATCGAGACGGCCAACGTCGACCGCCGCGACTTCCAGTACCTGTACCAGGACGGCGCGGACTACGTGTTCATGGACACGTCGACGTACGACCAGATCACGATCTCGCCCGAGATCGTGGGCGACGCCAAGGACTACATGCTCGAGAACCAGAACGTGCTCGTGGCGTCCAACGACGGCCAGCCGCTCTACATCGAGCTCCCCGCCTCGGTCGTCCTCGAGATCACCTACACCGAGCCGGGCCTCCAGGGCGACCGCTCGACCGGCGGCACCAAGCCGGCCACGCTCGAGACGGGCGCGCAGATCCAGGTCCCGCTGTTCCTCGAGCAGGGCACCAAGGTCAAGGTCGACACGCGCGACGGCTCGTACCTCGGCCGCGTGAACGACTGA
- a CDS encoding type II 3-dehydroquinate dehydratase, translating to MERVLVLNGPNLGRLGVREPEIYGSASMADLQESALAWGGALDLTVDVRQTDDESELVGWLHEAVDARAHVVLNPAAFTHYSYAVRDAAAQVTTSGLLLVEVHLSNPAAREAFRSHSVVGAVATGTIAGFGFDSYRLALEALAARLRG from the coding sequence ATGGAACGCGTGCTGGTCCTCAACGGACCCAACCTCGGTCGGCTCGGTGTGCGCGAGCCGGAGATCTACGGCTCCGCCTCGATGGCCGACCTCCAGGAGTCCGCCCTCGCGTGGGGCGGCGCGCTCGACCTGACGGTCGACGTGCGCCAGACCGACGACGAGTCCGAGCTCGTGGGCTGGCTCCATGAGGCCGTCGACGCGCGGGCGCACGTCGTGCTCAACCCGGCCGCGTTCACCCACTACTCCTACGCCGTGCGTGACGCCGCGGCACAGGTCACGACGTCGGGGCTCCTGCTCGTCGAGGTCCACCTGAGCAACCCCGCGGCGCGCGAGGCGTTCCGTTCGCACTCCGTCGTCGGCGCGGTCGCGACCGGCACGATCGCGGGCTTCGGGTTCGACTCCTACCGGCTCGCGCTCGAGGCGCTCGCGGCCCGCCTGCGCGGCTGA
- a CDS encoding alpha/beta hydrolase — MSLATVPRTRWEPDALVEGWETLELPAPRLPGVATPGSAREAVSPVLTLVRRAHRPARPVGSVVLVHGYNDYVFQDHVVESFAEAGWDALGVDLRRAGRSLRAGQVPHYVDDLRETAADLGVAVAAARRSPGPVVVHAHSTGGLVAALWAHAHRGAGGCDALVLDSPFLDLRASWVERTVGTRVIDAVGPWSPLTVVSSGPSAYTGHLLAERGGRWTFDTSLKRPEGVPVRAGWLRAVRQGHARVARGLDVACPVLVARADRSGAEDPTGPDREVDLETTDTVLDVAQIARLAPRLGRDVTELVVPGAVHDLTLSDDGPRATYLSAVLGWLDEHVRREAA; from the coding sequence GTGAGCCTCGCCACCGTCCCCCGCACCCGCTGGGAGCCCGACGCGCTGGTCGAGGGATGGGAGACGCTCGAGCTCCCGGCACCGCGGCTGCCGGGCGTCGCCACCCCGGGCAGCGCGCGCGAGGCGGTCTCGCCGGTCCTGACGCTGGTGCGCCGCGCGCACCGACCGGCTCGCCCCGTCGGGAGCGTCGTCCTCGTCCACGGCTACAACGACTACGTCTTCCAGGACCACGTGGTCGAGTCGTTCGCCGAGGCGGGGTGGGACGCGCTGGGCGTGGACCTGCGCCGTGCGGGGCGGTCGCTGCGCGCGGGCCAGGTGCCGCACTACGTCGACGACCTGCGCGAGACGGCGGCGGACCTCGGCGTGGCCGTCGCGGCCGCACGACGGTCGCCGGGCCCGGTGGTGGTGCACGCGCACTCGACCGGTGGTCTCGTCGCGGCGCTCTGGGCGCACGCCCACCGCGGCGCGGGCGGCTGCGACGCGCTCGTGCTCGACAGCCCGTTCCTCGACCTGCGCGCGTCGTGGGTCGAGCGGACGGTGGGGACGCGGGTGATCGACGCCGTCGGTCCGTGGAGCCCGCTGACGGTGGTCAGCTCGGGGCCGTCCGCGTACACGGGACACCTGCTCGCGGAGCGCGGCGGGCGGTGGACGTTCGACACGTCGCTCAAGCGCCCGGAGGGCGTCCCGGTCCGTGCCGGGTGGCTGCGGGCGGTGCGCCAGGGGCACGCTCGGGTGGCTCGCGGGCTGGACGTCGCGTGCCCGGTGCTGGTCGCCCGGGCCGACCGCTCGGGGGCGGAGGATCCGACAGGCCCGGACCGGGAGGTGGACCTGGAGACGACCGACACCGTGCTCGACGTCGCACAGATCGCGCGGCTCGCGCCGCGGCTGGGTCGCGACGTGACGGAGCTCGTCGTTCCCGGAGCGGTGCACGACCTCACGCTGTCCGACGACGGCCCGCGCGCGACCTACCTGTCGGCCGTCCTCGGCTGGCTCGACGAGCACGTCCGCCGGGAGGCGGCGTGA